The proteins below come from a single Serinus canaria isolate serCan28SL12 chromosome 6, serCan2020, whole genome shotgun sequence genomic window:
- the MFSD13A gene encoding transmembrane protein 180, whose amino-acid sequence MGLRLLACLFHLPTAVIYGSLSLFVSILHNVFLLYYVDTFVSVYKIDKLSFWIGETVFLIWNSLNDPLFGWLSDRVFLSTQQAGAEISSPEVVLKRLRALSHNGPLFAISFLAFWVSWAHPGLQFLLCLCMYDSFLTMVDLHHNALLADLAVSAKDRTSLNFYCSLFSAIGSLSVFMSYAVWNKEDFFSFRIFCVLLALCSIVGFTLSTQLLRQRFQADGKAKWDQESTLKELYIEKLSVPQEKRITLAEYLQQLSRHRNFLWFVCMNLIQVFHCHFNSNFFPLFLEHLLSDQISVSTGSFLLGVSYIAPHLNNLYFLSLCRRCGVYAVVRGLFFLKLALSVVMFLAGPDQVYLLCIFIASNRVFTEGTCKLLNLVVTDLVDEDLVLNRRKQAASALLFGMVALVTKPGQTFAPLIGTWLLCAYTGYDIFQRNPLNNVVSAQPKLESAAALEPTLRQGCFYLLVFVPIACALLQLLSWSQFSLHGKRLQAVKAQRQSLTQGQAPEIKTI is encoded by the exons ATGGGGCTGCGACTGCTGGCTTGTCTTTTCCATTTGCCCACTGCAGTGATCTACGGGTCTCTGTCgctctttgtttctattttgcACAATGTGTTCCTCCTGTACTACGTGGACACCTTCGTCTCTGTTTACAAGATTGATAAACTGTCCTTTTGGATAGGAGAG acAGTGTTTCTGATCTGGAACAGCCTCAATGACCCTCTGTTTGGCTGGCTGAGTGACCGAGTATTCCTTAGCACACAGCA ggcaggagcagagatttCGTCCCCTGAAGTAGTTCTGAAGAGGCTCAGAGCACTAAGCCACAATGGCCCCCTCTTTGCCATTTCTTTCCTGGCTTTCTGGGTTTCCTGGGCTCATCCTGGTTTGCAGTTCCTCCTTTGCCTATGCATGTACGACAGCTTTCTCACCATGGTTGACCTCCATCACAACGCCTTGCTTGCAGACCTGGCTGTTTCAGCAAAAGACAGGACAAGCCTCAACTTCTACTGCTCCCTCTTCAGTGCCATAGGCTCCCTGTCTGTCTTCATGTCCTATGCAGTGTGGAACAAGGAGGACTTCTTTTCCTTTCGCATATTTTGCGTCCTGCTGGCCCTCTGCTCCATTGTTGGTTTCACCCTGTCCACACAGCTGCTCCGCCAGCGGTTTCAGGCTGATGGGAAAGCGAAATGGGACCAGGAATCAACCCTGAAAGA gCTGTACATTGAGAAACTCTCCGTCCCCCAGGAGAAGAGGATCACCCTGGCAGAGtatctccagcagctctcccgGCATCGCAACTTCCTCTGGTTTGTCTGCATGAATCTCATCCAG GTTTTTCACTGCCATTTTAATAGCAACTTCTTCCCTCTGTTCCTGGAGCACCTGCTGTCAGACCAGATCTCTGTCTCTACTGGATCCTTCCTGCTTG GTGTTTCCTACATTGCCCCCCATCTCAACAACCTCTACTTCCTGTCACTCTGCCGCCGCTGTGGGGTTTACGCTGTGGTGCGAGGACTCTTCTTCCTGAAGCTGGCTCTGAGTGTTGTCATGTTCCTGGCAGGACCTGATCAGGTGTATCTGCTCTGCATCTTCATTGCCAG CAACCGTGTGTTCACAGAAGGGACCTGTAAGTTACTCAACCTGGTGGTCACTGATTTGGTGGATGAGGATCTAGTCCTGAACCGTAGGAAGCAGGCAGCTTCAGCCCTGCTCTTTGGGATGGTGGCTCTGGTCACCAAACCGGGCCAGACCTTCGCCCCTCTGATTGGcacctggctgctctgtgcataCACAG GCTACGACATCTTCCAGCGCAACCCCCTGAACAACGTGGTGAGTGCCCAGCCGAAGCTGGAGTCTGCTGCGGCCTTGGAGCCAACTCTTCGCCAGGGCTGCTTTTACCTCCTCGTCTTTGTGCCCATCGCGTGcgccctgctgcagctcctcagctggtCACAGTTCAGCCTGCATGGGAAGCGGCTGCAGGCAGTGAAGGCTCAGCGGCAGAGCCTGACACAAGGCCAAGCACCAGAGATCAAAACAATCTAA